The following proteins are encoded in a genomic region of Prosthecobacter sp.:
- a CDS encoding PAS domain-containing protein codes for MTTAAAIDALDLEVRDEWFRSVFECLNDAVFIHDIVTGTILEVNQRACELYGSVPEELRALSVAALSANTPPYTQDEALYWMRKSIEEGPQLFEWQARALSGRVFWVEVNMRKADILGKERLVVTVRDISKRKHAENELRRSEERFRTVLGNSKDPVYCLSLPSLTYDYISPAVEQVLGFSMEECIAGGIRFIISRIHPEDYQLKRDRLEKLMERDLNGDFQAVLEYRFQHKNQGYRWISDNRSIVRDNEGKPVAIIGNLRDFTARREQEEALQQQAHAALLFHLENTSLALVECDTSSRICRWSPQAEKIFGWKADEVMGNHHSDWDFIHPDDLSRVEATLRRLLDRSEARNTCINRNFSRDGRVIVCEWHNSVLLNEQGEIESILSLASDITVEKKVEEALRAMAEGVDSRSGETFFQSLCLQMARTLEARYAQVAMVLPERDRMVRTLGFCADGKVQGNITYSLVGTPCYNVPSGEICYYDDDVRQHFPDDRMLQEMGVNCYMGMPLHAADGRVIGMIAVFSDHALDHRERLQAMFQLFAVRAAAEMERHQAELALRKSEERYVLAARGSTGGVWDWDIRTGGVYYSPRFRELLGYNQDEFPSLFFAWEQKMHPDDLPLLRAALESHLEKHEVFCVEYRIQVKSGDYRWFEARGQALWDEHGEPYRMAGSALDIHERKLDEQRLLRLNRLYAMSSSINEAIVRIREPQQLYEAAVRIAVEEGNMRMAWIGLHVEATADLKPVACAGEYQGYLEGLVISIREDEPAGCGPAGRAFRDGVHAISNDIESDETFFYRERALQRGFHSCAAFPLKLGGKPVGVLLIYADVADYFQEDEIRVLCALADDLSFALETAAKEQERQRAIEALRENERMISTLMGNLPGAAYRSQIDEKWTLEFISEGCHELTGYEPEAFAGKGEVFFGDLIHPDDRRHVHKAVEDAVAAGNRFEVTYRIRTAEGLVKWIWERGQGIPSEDGRMEYIEGFMTDVTEKRRMESQFLRAQRMESIGTLAGGVAHDLNNVLTPILMSLTILRMKLAQPRDVELLNAMENSANRGADMVKQILSFARGVEGRSLLLRPKDVIQEMEQLIHETFPKSIRCSIACAEEAWNVEGDPTQLHQVLLNLSVNARDAMPEGGELGISAGNVVVDEQFASMHPDAQPGPHVVFEVRDTGMGIPPEVRDRIFDPFFTTKEMGKGTGLGLSTTLGIVKSHHGFIDLTSRVGKGSVFRIYLPAKTAVENPPARPVESPRRLGQGELILVVDDEAAILTATRHTLEAFGYQVATACDGTDAIATFLKSEDKPVAVITDMMMPNMDGPALIQALLKIQPGLPVIGASGLNHQMQAQVNSLGVRHFLRKPYNADALLDALGEVLKQSRMRG; via the coding sequence ATGACGACGGCCGCCGCCATTGATGCTCTGGACCTGGAGGTGCGAGACGAGTGGTTTCGCAGCGTCTTCGAATGCCTCAACGATGCTGTCTTTATCCATGACATTGTCACAGGTACGATTCTAGAGGTCAACCAGCGTGCCTGTGAGTTGTACGGCTCAGTACCGGAGGAATTGCGGGCGCTTTCAGTGGCGGCGCTCAGCGCCAATACTCCTCCTTACACCCAGGATGAGGCGTTGTACTGGATGCGTAAGTCGATTGAAGAAGGGCCGCAGCTTTTTGAGTGGCAGGCGCGTGCGCTCTCTGGACGGGTGTTCTGGGTGGAGGTGAACATGCGCAAGGCAGACATCCTCGGGAAAGAGCGGCTGGTGGTCACCGTGCGCGATATTTCGAAGCGCAAGCATGCCGAGAACGAACTGCGGCGCAGCGAGGAACGCTTCCGGACCGTACTCGGCAACTCCAAGGATCCGGTGTACTGCTTGAGCCTTCCCTCGCTGACTTATGATTACATCAGTCCTGCGGTGGAGCAGGTGCTCGGATTCAGCATGGAGGAGTGCATCGCTGGCGGGATACGGTTCATCATTTCGAGGATTCATCCTGAGGATTATCAGTTGAAGCGCGACCGTCTGGAAAAACTGATGGAGCGCGATCTGAACGGGGATTTCCAAGCGGTGCTGGAATATCGGTTTCAGCACAAGAACCAAGGCTACCGCTGGATCAGCGACAATCGTTCCATCGTCAGGGACAACGAGGGCAAACCGGTGGCAATTATCGGCAATCTGCGGGATTTCACGGCACGGCGGGAGCAGGAGGAGGCGCTTCAGCAGCAGGCCCATGCCGCGCTGTTGTTCCATCTGGAAAACACTTCACTGGCGTTGGTGGAGTGTGATACGAGCAGCCGTATTTGCAGATGGTCACCGCAGGCGGAAAAAATCTTTGGATGGAAAGCCGATGAGGTCATGGGAAATCACCACAGTGACTGGGATTTCATTCATCCGGATGATCTGTCGCGGGTGGAGGCGACACTGCGCCGGCTGCTGGACCGGTCCGAAGCACGCAACACCTGCATCAATCGAAATTTCAGCCGTGATGGGCGGGTGATTGTGTGTGAGTGGCACAATTCCGTCCTGCTGAACGAACAGGGTGAGATTGAATCCATTCTATCGCTGGCCTCCGACATCACCGTGGAGAAGAAAGTCGAAGAGGCGCTTCGCGCGATGGCGGAAGGTGTGGACTCGCGCAGTGGAGAGACATTTTTCCAATCGCTCTGCCTGCAAATGGCGCGCACTTTGGAGGCCCGATATGCGCAGGTGGCGATGGTCCTCCCCGAACGCGACCGGATGGTGCGGACGCTGGGCTTTTGTGCGGATGGCAAGGTGCAGGGCAACATCACCTATTCACTGGTGGGAACGCCATGTTACAATGTGCCGAGCGGTGAGATTTGTTATTATGACGATGATGTGCGGCAGCATTTCCCGGATGACCGGATGCTCCAGGAAATGGGTGTTAACTGCTACATGGGCATGCCGTTGCATGCCGCAGACGGGCGCGTGATTGGCATGATAGCTGTGTTCAGCGACCATGCGCTGGACCACCGGGAGCGTCTCCAGGCCATGTTCCAGCTCTTTGCGGTGCGTGCGGCGGCGGAGATGGAGCGCCATCAGGCGGAACTGGCCCTGCGGAAAAGCGAGGAACGCTATGTGCTGGCGGCCAGGGGTTCCACCGGAGGAGTCTGGGATTGGGACATTCGCACCGGCGGGGTTTATTACTCCCCGCGCTTTCGTGAACTGCTTGGTTACAACCAAGATGAGTTTCCCAGCTTGTTTTTCGCCTGGGAGCAGAAAATGCATCCGGATGACCTTCCTCTTTTGCGCGCGGCGTTGGAGAGCCACCTGGAAAAGCATGAGGTGTTCTGTGTTGAGTACCGCATTCAGGTGAAGTCGGGAGATTACCGCTGGTTTGAGGCCAGGGGACAGGCCCTGTGGGACGAGCATGGCGAGCCTTACCGGATGGCGGGTTCCGCGCTCGACATTCACGAGCGCAAGCTGGACGAACAACGACTGCTGCGCTTGAACCGGCTGTATGCGATGTCCAGCAGCATCAATGAGGCGATTGTCCGTATTCGCGAGCCACAGCAGCTTTACGAGGCGGCAGTGCGCATTGCTGTGGAGGAGGGCAACATGCGAATGGCCTGGATCGGTCTGCACGTTGAGGCCACGGCAGATTTGAAACCGGTGGCCTGTGCCGGCGAGTATCAAGGCTATCTTGAAGGACTCGTTATCAGCATACGGGAGGATGAACCTGCAGGGTGTGGTCCGGCTGGACGTGCCTTCCGCGACGGTGTGCATGCGATTTCCAATGACATCGAAAGCGATGAGACGTTTTTCTATCGCGAGAGAGCCCTGCAGCGCGGGTTTCACTCCTGTGCCGCCTTTCCGCTGAAACTTGGCGGCAAGCCGGTGGGAGTGCTGCTGATCTATGCGGATGTGGCTGATTATTTCCAGGAGGACGAGATCCGCGTGCTTTGCGCTCTGGCGGACGACCTTTCATTTGCCTTGGAAACGGCGGCCAAAGAGCAGGAACGTCAACGGGCCATCGAGGCGTTGCGTGAAAATGAGCGCATGATTTCAACGCTCATGGGCAATCTGCCCGGAGCGGCCTATCGATCGCAAATTGATGAAAAATGGACGCTGGAGTTCATCAGCGAAGGCTGTCACGAACTCACTGGCTACGAGCCAGAGGCGTTCGCGGGCAAAGGCGAGGTGTTTTTTGGTGATTTGATCCATCCGGATGACCGGCGTCATGTGCACAAGGCGGTGGAGGATGCCGTCGCTGCTGGAAATCGCTTTGAGGTGACCTACCGCATTCGTACGGCAGAAGGGTTGGTGAAGTGGATCTGGGAGCGCGGACAGGGCATCCCGTCTGAAGATGGCAGGATGGAATACATCGAGGGTTTCATGACCGATGTGACCGAAAAACGCCGCATGGAATCGCAGTTCCTGCGCGCGCAACGCATGGAGAGCATCGGCACGCTCGCGGGAGGTGTGGCGCATGATTTGAACAACGTGCTCACGCCGATCCTGATGTCGCTCACGATCCTGCGCATGAAGCTGGCTCAGCCGCGTGATGTCGAGCTGCTGAACGCCATGGAGAACAGTGCGAACCGCGGCGCGGACATGGTGAAGCAGATTTTGAGTTTTGCGCGTGGTGTCGAGGGCCGCAGTCTGCTGCTGAGGCCCAAAGATGTGATCCAGGAGATGGAACAGCTCATTCATGAAACCTTCCCCAAATCCATCCGGTGCAGTATTGCCTGCGCAGAGGAGGCGTGGAATGTGGAGGGTGATCCCACGCAGCTCCATCAGGTGCTGCTCAATCTCAGCGTCAACGCCCGGGATGCCATGCCTGAAGGCGGTGAACTGGGCATTTCCGCAGGCAATGTCGTGGTGGATGAACAGTTTGCCAGCATGCATCCTGATGCGCAGCCGGGGCCCCATGTGGTGTTTGAAGTGCGGGACACCGGCATGGGCATTCCCCCCGAGGTGCGGGATCGTATTTTCGATCCGTTCTTCACCACCAAGGAAATGGGCAAGGGCACCGGGTTGGGCCTGTCCACCACGCTGGGCATCGTCAAATCACATCATGGGTTCATTGATCTCACCAGCCGGGTGGGGAAGGGGAGCGTGTTCCGCATTTATCTGCCCGCAAAGACTGCCGTGGAGAATCCTCCAGCACGGCCGGTTGAGTCCCCGCGGCGACTAGGACAAGGAGAACTCATTCTCGTCGTGGATGATGAAGCGGCTATTCTTACCGCGACCAGGCACACGTTGGAAGCATTCGGATATCAGGTGGCCACGGCATGCGATGGCACGGATGCCATCGCCACATTCCTGAAGAGCGAAGACAAACCCGTGGCAGTCATCACCGACATGATGATGCCCAACATGGATGGGCCGGCGCTGATCCAGGCGCTGCTCAAAATCCAGCCTGGACTGCCGGTCATCGGAGCGAGCGGACTTAACCATCAAATGCAGGCGCAGGTGAACAGCTTGGGAGTGAGGCACTTCCTGCGCAAACCATACAACGCCGATGCCCTGCTAGATGCGCTCGGCGAGGTGCTGAAGCAGTCACGTATGAGGGGCTGA
- a CDS encoding PAS domain S-box protein yields MKPDASDSLSKAREQDLPRHLVILVDAHGIIQAVNGEWNPFQTPEDRDLPMPENGGDCFVFFAGKCGALLEGSDRWASALRKVLDRQSGGIRIESCLPVSTGSLWIETSIVPLSVHDIEGALITCIDITTRKQAEQKLRKSEEQLRAIIDYEPECVKVVDLEGRLREMNPAGLKIIEAGSLAQVEGRHVADLVHPDDREAFLLLHQQVCAGEAGQQTFRVISTKGRLIWVETHSVPLHDSNGKVISVLSVTQDISERKKVEEQLRQSEATMSAAQRISRFGSWEFELSDLEDLNNNTLHWSDEIFRIFGHEVGGIEATNDNFFRAVHPDDREMIQQAVSEAIRTQGRYSIDHRIILPNGEVRHIHEDAQLFRDESTGRPLKMVGTAHDITDRKLAEEALKTSEARFRRAFANASVGFAITDMNGGILHINKQYCRITGYEEDEMIGKSFVSITHPDDVARKQELNQQLIAGEINDFIVEKRYLCKNGDVAWVENSVSIIRDDSGAALNMVVLCKDITEARRNQEQLRLLETCVAHLNDVVLITEAEPLREPGPRIVFVNDAFTAHTGYTRQETIGRSPRFLQGPDSDCAALDRIRVALAKGRPVKEELINHKKDGSSFCVEIDIVPITAPGGKPHHFVAIQRDITARKEAETRLWKSNLRYEKQRAALARLMRGGVMQAVDLDEAFRLITEEIANAMEVARVSIWRFDQNRSAIVCQELYETSFGRHSSGLELRGGDYPAYFSALKQNEVISADDARCDPRTSEFTDNYLAPLGITSMLDTPLHVGGVLAGVLCHEHVGPLRSWAPEEQSFAVSLANFISLVLAQWERRQIEEMLRQQASLLDKANDAILVRDLDHNITYWNKSAENLYGWTAEEAVGHKVSELLYNDDAQFREITARVLANGEWTGEIQQMTKAGEQLIVEGRWTLVRDAAGRPKCILAINTNITEKKRLEDQILRSQRMESIGTLAGGIAHDLNNVLTPIMMSVDLLKLRISDPACRETLGTIASSASRGAEMLNQVLSFARGVEGQKMPVQISRLMQDLARIVRDTFPKNIHLRMQELPESWTVSGDPTQIHQVLLNLCVNARDAMPAGGTLTISVDNLMIDTQYAAMNIEAREGPHILISVEDDGVGITREVLHKIFDPFFTTKGPGKGTGLGLSTSLAIVKSHGGFIRVYSEPGHGSRFNVYLPAQPVSVVELPVVEERPLPRGNHDLILLVDDEASVREITRQTLEAYNYRVLLAADGAEAVTLYSKHQNEIAAVLTDMMMPVMDGSTTIQVLMKMNPQVRIIAASGITSNGSIAKAAGAGVKHFLPKPYTAETILRSLQHVLGEK; encoded by the coding sequence ATGAAGCCCGATGCATCTGATTCTTTGTCGAAAGCGCGGGAACAAGACCTTCCACGGCACCTGGTCATTCTGGTGGATGCGCATGGCATCATTCAGGCGGTGAACGGTGAGTGGAATCCTTTCCAAACACCGGAAGATCGTGATTTGCCAATGCCTGAAAACGGCGGTGACTGCTTTGTTTTTTTTGCTGGGAAGTGCGGAGCCTTGCTGGAAGGCTCCGACAGATGGGCGAGTGCCCTCAGGAAAGTTTTGGACCGTCAGTCGGGAGGTATTCGCATCGAATCATGCCTGCCGGTTTCCACCGGGAGTCTCTGGATTGAAACTTCCATCGTTCCGCTGTCAGTTCATGACATCGAAGGCGCGCTCATCACCTGCATCGACATCACCACGCGCAAGCAGGCCGAACAGAAATTGCGCAAAAGCGAGGAGCAACTGCGGGCGATCATTGATTACGAGCCGGAGTGCGTGAAAGTCGTGGATCTCGAAGGAAGGCTGCGGGAAATGAACCCTGCCGGCTTGAAAATCATCGAAGCCGGATCGCTGGCCCAGGTGGAAGGGCGGCACGTCGCCGATCTGGTGCATCCAGATGACCGGGAAGCTTTTCTCCTGCTTCATCAACAGGTGTGTGCGGGTGAGGCAGGGCAGCAAACTTTCCGCGTGATCAGCACCAAAGGCAGGTTGATCTGGGTTGAGACGCATTCCGTTCCCCTGCACGATTCGAACGGAAAAGTGATCTCGGTGCTCAGCGTCACCCAGGATATTTCCGAACGGAAGAAAGTTGAAGAACAACTACGCCAGAGTGAGGCCACCATGTCGGCAGCTCAGCGGATTTCACGTTTCGGCAGTTGGGAGTTTGAATTGTCCGACCTGGAGGATCTGAACAACAACACTCTGCATTGGTCTGACGAGATCTTCCGCATCTTCGGCCATGAGGTGGGCGGAATCGAAGCCACCAACGACAACTTCTTCCGTGCCGTTCATCCGGATGATCGGGAAATGATCCAGCAGGCCGTCAGCGAAGCCATCCGCACCCAAGGTCGATATTCGATCGACCACCGGATCATCCTGCCAAACGGCGAGGTCCGTCATATCCACGAGGATGCCCAGTTGTTCCGGGATGAGAGCACCGGGCGGCCATTGAAAATGGTGGGCACGGCGCATGACATCACGGATCGTAAACTGGCCGAGGAGGCGCTCAAGACCAGCGAGGCGCGTTTCCGTCGTGCTTTCGCGAATGCCAGCGTGGGGTTTGCCATCACGGACATGAACGGGGGCATCCTCCACATCAACAAGCAGTACTGCCGCATCACCGGCTATGAGGAGGACGAGATGATCGGGAAATCCTTTGTCTCCATCACGCACCCTGACGATGTGGCGCGCAAGCAGGAGTTGAACCAGCAGTTGATCGCCGGGGAGATCAACGACTTCATTGTTGAAAAGCGCTATCTCTGCAAAAACGGAGATGTTGCCTGGGTGGAAAACAGTGTTTCCATCATTCGTGATGATTCCGGGGCAGCGCTGAACATGGTCGTTCTCTGCAAGGACATCACTGAGGCACGCCGCAATCAAGAGCAGCTCCGGCTGCTTGAAACCTGCGTTGCGCATCTTAACGATGTCGTGCTGATCACCGAGGCTGAGCCCCTTCGAGAACCCGGTCCGCGCATCGTCTTTGTGAATGATGCCTTCACTGCGCACACCGGCTACACGCGGCAGGAAACGATCGGCCGCAGCCCCCGCTTCCTGCAAGGGCCGGACTCGGATTGTGCTGCGCTTGATCGCATCCGCGTTGCGCTTGCCAAGGGACGCCCCGTCAAGGAGGAACTCATCAATCACAAGAAGGACGGCTCTTCCTTTTGTGTGGAGATTGACATCGTACCGATCACGGCCCCAGGAGGCAAACCACATCATTTTGTGGCCATCCAACGCGACATCACCGCACGTAAAGAGGCCGAAACCCGCCTGTGGAAGAGCAATTTGCGCTATGAAAAGCAGCGAGCCGCGCTGGCTCGGCTGATGCGTGGTGGTGTGATGCAGGCTGTTGATTTGGATGAGGCGTTTCGTTTAATCACGGAAGAAATCGCAAATGCCATGGAGGTGGCGCGTGTCAGCATCTGGCGGTTTGACCAAAATCGAAGCGCCATCGTATGCCAGGAGTTGTATGAGACGTCTTTTGGACGTCATTCCTCGGGGCTTGAACTGCGTGGCGGCGATTATCCCGCCTACTTCAGCGCCTTGAAGCAGAATGAAGTGATCTCGGCAGACGATGCGCGCTGTGACCCGCGCACCAGTGAATTCACCGACAACTATCTCGCCCCCTTGGGCATCACCTCCATGCTGGACACCCCGCTTCATGTGGGTGGCGTTCTGGCTGGAGTGCTCTGTCATGAGCATGTAGGCCCGCTGCGGTCATGGGCACCTGAAGAACAAAGTTTCGCCGTGTCACTGGCTAATTTCATCTCCCTCGTGCTCGCCCAATGGGAGCGCCGGCAGATCGAAGAGATGCTGCGCCAGCAGGCTTCACTGCTCGACAAGGCGAATGATGCCATTCTGGTGCGTGACCTTGACCACAACATCACTTATTGGAATAAAAGCGCCGAGAATCTCTACGGCTGGACCGCCGAGGAGGCCGTTGGACACAAGGTGTCCGAGCTGCTCTACAACGATGATGCGCAGTTCAGAGAAATAACCGCCCGTGTGCTCGCTAACGGCGAATGGACTGGCGAGATCCAGCAGATGACCAAGGCAGGCGAGCAACTGATTGTGGAAGGACGCTGGACTCTCGTCCGCGATGCTGCGGGCCGTCCCAAATGCATCCTGGCCATCAACACAAACATCACAGAGAAAAAGCGGCTGGAAGATCAGATTCTCCGCTCCCAGCGCATGGAAAGCATTGGCACGCTGGCGGGTGGCATCGCTCATGACCTCAACAACGTCCTCACCCCGATCATGATGTCGGTGGATCTGCTCAAACTGCGCATCTCGGATCCTGCCTGCCGGGAAACGCTCGGCACGATCGCCAGCAGTGCGAGCCGTGGAGCGGAAATGCTCAACCAGGTGCTGTCTTTTGCACGAGGAGTGGAAGGGCAGAAGATGCCCGTGCAGATCAGCCGCCTCATGCAAGACCTGGCACGCATCGTCAGAGACACCTTCCCAAAAAACATCCATCTCCGCATGCAGGAGTTGCCCGAAAGCTGGACCGTCTCAGGCGATCCCACGCAAATCCATCAAGTGCTGCTCAATCTTTGTGTCAATGCCCGGGATGCCATGCCAGCCGGGGGCACCCTCACGATCAGCGTGGATAATCTCATGATCGACACGCAGTACGCCGCCATGAACATCGAGGCCCGTGAAGGACCGCACATCTTGATCAGTGTCGAAGATGATGGTGTGGGCATCACTCGCGAAGTCCTCCATAAAATCTTTGACCCCTTCTTCACCACCAAGGGGCCCGGCAAGGGCACCGGTCTGGGCCTGTCCACTTCGCTGGCCATCGTGAAGAGCCATGGCGGATTCATCCGCGTTTACAGCGAGCCGGGGCACGGCTCCCGTTTTAATGTTTATCTTCCGGCGCAGCCAGTATCCGTCGTGGAACTGCCGGTCGTCGAGGAGAGGCCCCTGCCGCGCGGCAATCACGATCTCATTCTCCTCGTCGATGATGAGGCGTCTGTGCGTGAGATCACGCGTCAAACGCTTGAGGCATACAATTATCGTGTGCTGCTAGCAGCAGATGGAGCGGAGGCAGTGACACTCTACTCAAAACATCAAAACGAAATCGCCGCAGTTTTGACAGACATGATGATGCCGGTCATGGACGGTTCCACCACCATTCAGGTGCTGATGAAAATGAATCCCCAAGTTCGCATCATCGCTGCCAGCGGCATCACCTCCAATGGCAGCATCGCAAAGGCGGCCGGAGCGGGTGTGAAACACTTCCTGCCCAAGCCTTACACTGCTGAAACCATTTTACGGTCATTGCAGCACGTTCTGGGTGAAAAGTGA
- a CDS encoding response regulator, which produces MYLNTIQPNLATCSRILIVSEERTIKEDLRISHALQNMDHSGTSSAPLATAKQTNQARPDVSPPDVVCSMNEKEALTLVESAVQAHKPFSLVIMDGRLFYGKDYRQIIKRMWQIQRDLHVVLHAVSQLESFEQIPIELGSNHRLLVLKFRLVPFEITQLIRTLTSKHGAEHQTSHRNLSLNAQLLEVTTRFEDVSNRLRLEQDHRKQLEDKLCRNQRLESTGRFADAMAHFFNNYLTVIQGHLEVTLAHEGNSNVPSTLKELLVATQRAAGVTAQFVTFNRREYLQPAPLHLGQIIDAQAALLQRALGEQISIQISHTPDLPCVMADLASLEQIIFNLLIHARDSMPAGGRLMVQTRPFAIPDVKTACQVHPDATPGDYVAMIFSDTGKGMNPVELSRLFDASQLSPGQDGGADISLILVQGLVRLQHGWINVSSVPEVGTEFSICLPVASGAIQTPATPDKKLLDTSSEDEASTILIVDDEDSVRQVMEYVLTSQGHKVLTAADANEAWTQWRSNSSVIKLAIIDVKLPGGVSGFDLEKALSTEDPTLPVIFTCGYSPTSLNNAKELKAGENFLPKPFGMVELLNIVGQALLRPARL; this is translated from the coding sequence ATGTATCTAAATACCATTCAGCCTAACCTAGCCACTTGCAGTCGGATTCTGATTGTGAGTGAAGAGCGAACGATCAAAGAAGATCTGCGCATTTCTCACGCTCTACAGAACATGGATCACAGCGGAACTTCCTCCGCCCCCCTGGCCACGGCAAAGCAAACCAATCAAGCCAGACCAGATGTCTCACCACCTGATGTGGTCTGCTCAATGAACGAGAAAGAAGCACTGACTTTGGTTGAATCTGCGGTGCAGGCACATAAGCCATTTTCGCTGGTGATCATGGATGGCCGCCTGTTTTATGGTAAAGACTACCGGCAGATCATTAAACGTATGTGGCAGATCCAGCGAGACTTGCACGTGGTGCTTCATGCAGTGTCCCAACTGGAGTCGTTTGAACAAATCCCTATCGAGCTGGGATCCAATCATCGGCTCTTGGTGCTCAAGTTCAGGCTTGTTCCCTTCGAGATCACCCAGCTCATCCGCACGCTCACGAGCAAACATGGTGCCGAGCATCAGACTTCCCACCGCAATCTCAGCCTGAACGCCCAGCTTCTGGAGGTGACCACTCGCTTCGAAGATGTCAGCAACCGGCTCAGGCTTGAGCAGGATCATCGCAAGCAACTGGAGGACAAGTTGTGCCGGAATCAGCGCTTGGAATCTACCGGCCGTTTCGCTGATGCGATGGCTCATTTTTTTAACAACTACCTCACCGTCATCCAAGGCCATCTGGAAGTAACTCTGGCCCATGAAGGAAATTCCAACGTGCCATCCACTCTGAAGGAACTTCTCGTCGCCACGCAACGTGCGGCTGGAGTCACCGCGCAGTTTGTGACATTCAATCGACGCGAATACCTGCAACCAGCGCCGCTGCATCTGGGGCAGATCATTGATGCGCAGGCAGCATTGCTGCAGCGGGCCTTGGGAGAGCAAATCAGCATACAGATCAGTCACACGCCCGATTTGCCGTGCGTCATGGCAGATCTGGCATCCTTGGAGCAGATTATTTTCAACCTTCTCATCCACGCCCGCGACTCCATGCCAGCGGGCGGCAGGTTGATGGTTCAAACCAGGCCGTTTGCCATTCCCGACGTCAAGACAGCATGCCAGGTGCATCCTGACGCAACACCAGGAGACTATGTGGCCATGATTTTCTCTGACACGGGAAAAGGCATGAATCCTGTCGAACTCTCACGGTTGTTTGATGCATCCCAACTGTCACCCGGTCAAGACGGCGGCGCAGACATCTCCTTGATCCTTGTCCAAGGATTGGTCCGTCTTCAGCACGGATGGATCAATGTCAGCAGCGTGCCAGAGGTCGGCACCGAGTTTTCAATCTGTCTGCCGGTTGCCAGCGGAGCCATCCAGACACCCGCCACGCCGGATAAAAAACTCCTGGACACCTCCTCTGAGGATGAAGCCTCGACCATTCTGATCGTCGATGACGAAGATTCTGTACGCCAGGTGATGGAATACGTACTCACCAGCCAGGGACACAAAGTTCTCACTGCCGCCGATGCCAATGAAGCCTGGACGCAATGGCGCAGCAATTCATCCGTCATCAAACTGGCGATCATTGACGTCAAGCTGCCTGGTGGAGTCAGCGGGTTTGATCTGGAAAAAGCCCTTTCCACCGAAGATCCCACACTCCCGGTCATCTTCACGTGCGGGTATTCGCCGACCAGCCTGAACAATGCGAAGGAACTGAAGGCTGGAGAAAACTTTCTTCCCAAGCCTTTCGGCATGGTGGAACTGCTCAATATTGTGGGCCAGGCCCTGCTGCGCCCAGCAAGACTGTAA
- a CDS encoding response regulator transcription factor produces MALNPLMQTSSPFSILVVDDHALVREAFTTMLKGEFPQATVVPTGTCAEAMTEARLHNYEIALVDIELGDRSGMELTTELRTLPVPPRIIAVSMHQEETFVTRTMQLGARSYVTKDAPPHELFDAIRSTLEGRSYISRELAQKFADQSIRKGSAGHVHEKLSNRELEVLMQLARGKSLKQVALDLSLSPRTVAVHKHNLCRKTGLKGTVEILRYCQSNGLA; encoded by the coding sequence ATGGCACTGAATCCTCTTATGCAAACTTCTTCACCGTTCAGCATTCTGGTTGTCGATGACCATGCACTGGTGCGTGAAGCTTTCACAACCATGCTGAAAGGGGAGTTCCCGCAGGCCACGGTGGTTCCCACCGGCACCTGTGCGGAGGCGATGACTGAAGCCCGTCTTCACAATTATGAAATTGCCCTGGTGGACATCGAACTGGGGGACAGATCTGGCATGGAGCTGACCACGGAGCTGCGCACTCTGCCGGTCCCGCCCAGAATCATCGCTGTTTCGATGCATCAGGAGGAAACCTTCGTCACGCGCACCATGCAACTCGGAGCGCGATCCTATGTGACCAAGGATGCGCCTCCGCATGAGCTGTTTGATGCGATCCGCAGCACATTGGAAGGCCGCAGCTACATTTCCAGGGAACTGGCGCAAAAATTCGCGGACCAATCGATCCGCAAAGGATCAGCCGGGCATGTGCATGAAAAACTTTCCAATCGTGAGCTGGAAGTGCTCATGCAGTTGGCGCGCGGCAAGAGCCTCAAGCAGGTGGCGCTCGATCTCTCTCTCAGTCCGAGAACGGTGGCGGTTCATAAGCACAATCTGTGCCGCAAAACCGGGCTTAAAGGAACTGTCGAGATCCTCAGATACTGCCAGTCCAACGGGCTGGCTTGA